A region of the Exiguobacterium aurantiacum DSM 6208 genome:
GATAGGTGAAGGAAATGAGAGAGATACAACGACAAGTGGATCAGATGATCATTCATTTAGGGGGGTATTGGCGACCGTTGTCGGGCCTTGCCCGTTTGTTAGAAGAGGTCGGGGAAGTCGGGGGTGCGCTTCACGATGATGACAACACCGCGCTCGTTGAAGAGTTGCTAGACGTCTTCGTCATTTCGACGTGTCTCGCCAATCAGTATGCGATCACGCTTCATTCCCCGACAAGCGATGCCGACGATGCACCGATTCATGTGACGTATTTCGCGCTCGCCCGTGAAGCGGGGGAGGTCGCTCGCATTTTGAACGCATACGAAGGGGACAAAAAATTGAAGGCCACCGCCACACCGGGGTCGTTGCAGCGACACATCGAAGGCGTACAACGGGCAGTCGTAAAGATGGCCGAGCGGGTCGGGCTAGACGTATACGAATCGATCGGGGCACTCGTGGAAGAAAAGTCGTCGCGGGACTTCGGGCGGTTCGATCATACACCGGACCCGATTACCGAGCCGTCGGTGCGATCCTTTTCTCGTCATGTGACGGGACGGTATTGGGGCGGGATTGAACCTAAACCTTTCGAGACATTTGACCGATATAAAGAGAGAGAACATCATTTGACCCGTTTCTTTAAGGTCGCCCCTGTCGAAGGGTTGGACGGGTTTGTCATTCGTTTGCGTGATCAAAATTGGACGCTGACGGATGAGACGCTCAAATTAGCACCTGGGTTTTACATCACAGAAGAAATATATGGGAATGACAAATACATGGTCATTCGACAACTTAACTAAAAATCATTCCCCTTTTTATCAAAAATATTCATCTTTTTTTCAAATACTTACTTTTTTTTAAAAAGCATTATGCTAATATGAAGTTGTTGTTAGTAGTAAGTAGCGCGAGAGGAAAGGAATATTTTGGATGAAAATGAAACTATTGAAGGTTGCTCTTATCTTGTCGCTTCTTTTGTTCGGTGCCCAAATCCCAGCGGTTGAGGCCTCAACATTAGATGGCGAAACGACTGTCAATTTGAACGTACGTTCGACAGCAAGCACGACTGGAACGCTCATCACGACGTTACCGAAAGGTACAAAAGTAAAGTATGGGATTCATAACCAATCATGGCATAAAGTGTATTTAAACAATCGTACATACTATGCCTCGGCCCAGTACATCAAACCGATGACGGCGCCGACGACGGTGACGACCCAAGCTGCTTCGTCAACAGGCGTGACGACGGAGAACTTGAACATCCGTGTGACATCACATCGCGATGCCCAAGTCTTTACAACGCTCAAAAAAGGGACGGAAGTCCAGTATGCTCCCCATAACACATCATGGGTGAAAGTGTTTTTGAGCGGAAAGACGTATTATGCGGCAAAGGCGTATATCGCGCCGAAAGTCGTGGCGGCAGCCCCGCAAAAGCAAACCGGTTATACGAACCGGACGATCGAGTTGTTCAATCGGACGTTGCAGACATCTCCGGTCGTCAAGACGATTCCGGCGAACCGCACGGTCACGTTCAGCATCCACAACTCGAGCTGGTCGGTCATCTATGAAGGGACGAGCACTTATTTCACGCCGACGCGAGGCATCACGGCCGGCACGCTCCAACCATCGGTGACGAAAGAAAACGGTTATGCCAACCGCGAAATGAAATTGTTCGAAACGCGCAACCAAGCTTCAAAAGTTATGAAAGTTCTTCCACTGCATACACCGGTCGTCTCGAGTAAATATAATTCGAGCTGGTCGATCGTATACGATGGAAGTGCCACGTATTACACGCCGACGGCATGGATCACACCAGGGGCACCACCGGTCCAACCGCCGACGACAACGACGCCGGAACCGGCGAAAGTACAAGGGTATGCGAACCGAAACATTAACTTGTTCGGCCAAACCCATCAGAGTTCACCTGTCTTGCTCGTGTTACCACAGTTCACGGCAGTGACGTACAGCACGCACAACTCAAGCTGGTCGGTCGTCCATATCGGGACACAGACGTACTACACGCCGACATCATGGTTGACGGCTGGCACGGCACCGTCAGCACCAGTCGCCTTACCGCAAGGAAAAGTGTTCACGAACACACCGGGCGATGCGTTGAACGTTCGTTCGACGGCGTCAGCAAGTTCTGCCATTCTCGGCAAGCTCGCTCACGGGACGCAAGTCGACCATTACGGATTGACGAACGGCTTCTATAAGATCAAGTACAACGGGCGCGACGGCTTCATCTCGGCGGCGTTCACGATGGCGACGAAACCGAGCGTATCGAGCGGTGCTGTCATCGTCCTAGACGCCGGCCACGGCGGAACCGACCCGGGTGCCGTCAGCGGATCGCTGTATGAGAAGACGGTCGTGCTCGACGTCACGAAACGCGCTGAAGCGTACTTGCGTTCGAAGTACGACTATCAAGTACGTTTGACCCGTTCAACGGATGTTTATTTGACGCTCGACCAACGTGTACAAATCGCCAAAAACCTTCGAGGAGACTTGTTCGTCAGCTTGCATGCGAATGCGGCGACTTCGTCAGCGGCCAAAGGGATTGAGACGTTCTACTCATCATCTTCTGCCCATAGCGCCCGGAGCCGCGTGTTAGCGACAAACATTCAATCGAACTTGGTGTCGTCGATGTCAGGCATGACGAATCGTGGTGTCAAAACGGCTAACTATTACGTCATCCGTTACAACACGATGCCGTCAGCGCTCGTCGAACTTGGTTTCATTTCTTCTCCGCAAGATATCATTCATTTACGTAGCGATGCATCACGTCAGCGCATGGCTGAAGCCGTCGCTGAAGGAATCGCTCAATACGTCAGAGCATACCACTGATTCTGACCTGCTCGCGCAGGACGATGTCAACAAGCCCTCGACCACGGTCGGGGGTTTTAGTTTTGTCAAGAGACAAAAGCACAAAAGCGCAGGACTCCATCTGAATGATGGGGTCCTGCGCCTGTTTGTGGCTTATAAGTCGTCGAAGCCGTTGGCGTCCGTGACTTTCGCGTAAGAGCGAGATTTTTGTTCGAAGAAATCGGATTTCGTCGCATTGAGCGAGTCGTCCGAGTAAGCGCGGATCCAAGGCATGACGTCTTCATTGAAGCCTTCATACAAGTCGTTCAAGCCGATGACGCGTAAGCGCTTGTTGGCGAGGTACTTGACGTAGTCGCGCATCTCGCTGACGTCGAGGCCGTCGAGGTCACGGAGGACATATTCGCACCACTCGATCTCTAAGTCGACCGCTTCTTTCATCGTGTCATAGACGAATTGGCTGAAGCTGCCGTCGGCGTCGATTTCCGGGTTCTCCGTCAAGACGGCGCGGAGCAGCTGGCTGACGAAGTACGAGTGTTGCATCTCGTCACGTTGGATGTAACTGATCATCGTCGACGTGCCGACCATCTTCTGGTGGCGGGCCAAGTTATAGAAGTAGGCGAAGCCGGAATAGAAGTTGATCCCTTCGAGAATGATCGAGGCGACGAGCGATTTGGCGAACGTTTCAGCCGTCTGCTCGGCCCGGAAGTCTTCGTATAAGTCCAAGATGAACTGGTTCCGTTTCATGACCATCTCGTCGTCTTTGGCGATATCGAAGATGCGATTTTGTTCGCTGAGCGGGACGAGGCTCGAGAGGACATAACTATATGATTGGTTGTGGACGACTTCTTGTTGGGCGATGACCGCCAGCACCGCATGGACCGATGAGTCAGACGAGAACATCGACGATTCGAGGATGTAGCGCGTCTGGACCGAGTCAAGGATCGACAACAAGCCGATGATGCGTTTGAACGCGTCTTGCTCGCGCTCGCTCAACTGAGGCCATTGCTGCATGTCTTTTGACATCGAGATCTCGTCTGGGATCCAGAAGTTCGAGAGCAACTGTTTATAAATCGTGTAAAACTGCGGATAGGCGATATCGTTCCAGTTGACGATGGAACTCGTCTCGCCCCCGACGATGGCTGTCGCCCGGTTAGGATGTTTGGGCGACAGAAGTTTGATCTTTTGAATGGTCATAAGCGTATACTCCTTCTTCGGCGTTTCGTGCCAACCGCTCCGTCCAGTGGCGGACGTTGTACGGCTGGTTGCGCGGCGACTGTTCGATTTTCAACAGTTCGCCGACGAGGGGGATTCCATATTTCGAAAGGTGGTACGCCATTTCGTCAACGGCTCGACAGAAGTGGACGAACATTTTATCACCGGTGCCGAACACGGCAGCTTGTCGGATCGGAACGGACAACTCCTTCAAGACGAGGCGGAACGTGTCTTTCATCTCGTCAGGGAGCACCCCGTCGGCCCACGTGTATGACCCGAAGTAGACGAGGTCATACGACGCAAGTGACATCGCTTCCCGATGCCCGATGCGATCGGTCTCGAACGTGACGACCCGGTCGCCGCGTTCGAGGTGGGTCGCCTCGACGAGCGCGGCGACTTCCTCCGTATTTCCGCTCATTGAACTATAAACGATTGCGATGTTCATGGTCGGTCCCACCTTTCTTTCCACTCAACTTATGAAGAGCAAGACTCACACTCGTCGACTTCGACGGTCGTCGAGCGCGTGTAATAGATTGATTTCATGCCGAGCGACCATGCCTCGAGATGCATCGTGAGGAGTTCGGTCGCCTTGACATCGTTTTTGACGTACAAGTTGAAACTGATCGCTTGGTCGATGTGGCGCTGACGTGCCGCGTTCTGACGGATGCTCCAGAGCTGGTCGACTTCAAACGCTGATTTATAGAACCAGTTCGTTTCTGGGTTAAGATCAGGTACCGTGACCGGGATCTTATAGTTTTTCTTCTCTTCCGAGTAGACTTTCTTATATACCGGGTCGATCGATGCGGTGCTGCCGGCGATGATAGCCGTCGATGAGTTCGGAGCGACAGCCATCATGTAGGCGTTGCGGACACCGTTTTGATGGACCGCTTCGGCGAGGCCGTCCCAGTCGAGGTCGTCGTGTGAACGGTAGTTGCGGCGCTTGAAGTACTCACCCGTATGCCATTCAGAGCCTTCGAACACGCGGAACGCGCCTTTCTCTTTAGCCAGTTCCATCGACGCCTGGATCGTGAGGTAGGCGATCTTCTCATACAGCTTTTCTGCATACTGGACAGCGTCGACCGACTCCCAACGGATCCCCTCGAGGGCGAGCAGGTGATGCCAGCCGAACGTACCGAGACCGACGGCCCGATATTTTTGGTTCGTGATCATCGCTTGCGGCACTTCGATCGTGTTCAAGTCGATGACGTTATCGAGCATCCGCATTTGAATCGGGATGAGTCGTTCAAGGACGTCCGACTTGACGGCGCGGGCCAAAGCGATCGAGCTCAAGTTACAGACGACGAAGTCGCCTGGCGTCTTCGTGATGACGATTTTCCCGTCCTCGGTATACTCCTCGTCGATTGTCGTCGGCGACATGTTCTGAGCAATCTCTGAGCAAAGGTTCGAGCTGTAGATCATGCCGGCGTGTTTGTTCGGGTTCGCGCGGTTGACGGCGTCCCGGAAGAACATGTACGGCGTGCCGGTCTCGAGTTGCGAGCGCATGTACCGTTTGACGAGGTCGATGGCCGGGACGCTCACACGCGAGAGTTCCGGCGTATTGACGCAAGCCATATATTTCTCCGTGAACGAACCGCCGTTCTCCGTCTCGTCGTAGAAGTCTTCAAGGCTGAAGCCCATGACCGTACGGATCTCGTGCGGGTCGAACAAGTGCCAGTCACCGCGGGCTTCGACCGTACGCATGAACAAGTCTGGCAAACAGACGCCTGTGAACAAGTCGTGCGTCCGGAGGCGCTCATCACCGTTGTTCAGTTTCGCGTCGAGGAACTCGAAGATGTCCTTATGCCAAATGTCGAGGTAGACCGCGATTGAGCCTTGGCGCATGCCGAGCTGGTCGACCGATACGGCTGTGTTGTTCAACTGCTTCATCCAAGGGAGGGCGCCGCTTGAGACGCCTTTGAATCCTTTAATGTCACTGCCGCGTGAGCGAATCTTGCCGAGGTAAACGCCGATTCCGCCGCCGCCTTTTGAGAGTGTGGCGACGTCCGTGTTCGAGTCATAGATCCCGCGGAGCGAATCGTCGACCGTGTCGATGAAGCACGAGCTGAGTTGGCCGTAAGACTTGCCGGCGTTCGATAACGTCGGCGTCGCGACTGTCATATATAGGTTAGAGAGCGCCCAGTAAGCCTCTTCGACGAGCTTCACGCGCTGCGCTGCGTTTTCTTTTTGCATGAGCGTCATGGCGATGACCATGAACCGCTCTTGCGGGAGCTCGTACAAGTTTTTGACGTGGTCGCGTCCGAGATAACGGTCCGACAACGTCCGGAGCCCAATGTATGTGAACAAGCGGTCACGCGACGGATCGATCAACGTCTCTAAGTAATCGATGTCTTCTTTCGAATACGTGTCGATCAAGGCGGACGTGAAGATACCTTTCTTCGTGAGCGTCTCGATCATCGGATAGAGAGCACCGTAACGCATCGACGCATCGTAGCCGCGATTGCGTGCCGCTTCCAAGTAGAGGCGGTTCAAGTACATCTCGGTCGCCACGAACGTCCAGTCCGGCTCCTCGGCCTTCAACATATCGAGGGCGTGCATCGTCATGAGGTCATATACTACATCTTGTGTCAGTGTTTTAGATTCGAGCGCTCGAACCAAACGTTCTTCATATCGTTCCACACTGAGTTGTGGGTAGCGTTGTGTGATGGATTGGATCAAAGTCGAGACGTCTGTGAGCGTTGGTGTCACAGGCAACATCGTCTCGTGGTGGATAGGGGATGTCAAAATGATCACTCCTTCTTAAGATGTAGATATTATAAAGGTATAACTCGGAATACCGTGCATACCGTCAATATAGAGATAAGCGTCGTTTTTGCTTTTAACTATATATTGACGTTTTTTTGTCTTTTTAATCATAAATCACCTATATTTAGTTTTGCAATCCTTGACATTCACCAAACCGTTTCACGGTATATTGCTTTCACCGTAAAATGGCGCTGTCATCCGATTTGAGATGGGATTTGAGATAGAAAAAAATTTATATGCAGTCGCTCGGGTGACGGCGCTGATTTTTATGTAAGCGGTCAATTGAGTCGAAAGGAGAAAGAAAACACACATGTGATTATTTTCACGTATAATTGCCTCCACCTTTTTGACGACGTCCGATTACTATATATAGAAGGTCGACACTTTTGAAAAGAGGGAAATCAGAGCGGGCGCTAGCGTCTGGAGGGAAAGTGAGGTAGATTGAGGAGGTAAGGTTTGAAATGAGCTTAAAAAGAAGGGTTTAACAAATGAGAGCAGAAGACTTATTATTAGCATGGGACCCACTCGGTTACGGGGTAGGGTCGTATGGACCAGAGTTTGATGACATCGTGGTGGCGCTCACGCAACTCGACACAGAAGGCGAATTGGACGCACATATCCGACACGTGTTGACGGATGCGTTCGGCGAATGCCCGCCTGAGTCGGAGACACGCGCCATGGCGAGACAATTACTCGCGTCTTCACAATCTTGTCAACTATAAGGGGGAACTTACATGTTACGAATCGATCCAACACCTAATCCAAACGCAATGAAAATCACACTTCCAGAAAACGTCTTCGGCACGAAAAGCCAAAGCGTGAAAGCAGGCGAGGCGACAGACCAACCGCTCCTCGCGAAACTCGTTGAAATCGAAGGCGTC
Encoded here:
- a CDS encoding N-acetylmuramoyl-L-alanine amidase, which produces MKMKLLKVALILSLLLFGAQIPAVEASTLDGETTVNLNVRSTASTTGTLITTLPKGTKVKYGIHNQSWHKVYLNNRTYYASAQYIKPMTAPTTVTTQAASSTGVTTENLNIRVTSHRDAQVFTTLKKGTEVQYAPHNTSWVKVFLSGKTYYAAKAYIAPKVVAAAPQKQTGYTNRTIELFNRTLQTSPVVKTIPANRTVTFSIHNSSWSVIYEGTSTYFTPTRGITAGTLQPSVTKENGYANREMKLFETRNQASKVMKVLPLHTPVVSSKYNSSWSIVYDGSATYYTPTAWITPGAPPVQPPTTTTPEPAKVQGYANRNINLFGQTHQSSPVLLVLPQFTAVTYSTHNSSWSVVHIGTQTYYTPTSWLTAGTAPSAPVALPQGKVFTNTPGDALNVRSTASASSAILGKLAHGTQVDHYGLTNGFYKIKYNGRDGFISAAFTMATKPSVSSGAVIVLDAGHGGTDPGAVSGSLYEKTVVLDVTKRAEAYLRSKYDYQVRLTRSTDVYLTLDQRVQIAKNLRGDLFVSLHANAATSSAAKGIETFYSSSSAHSARSRVLATNIQSNLVSSMSGMTNRGVKTANYYVIRYNTMPSALVELGFISSPQDIIHLRSDASRQRMAEAVAEGIAQYVRAYH
- a CDS encoding ribonucleoside-diphosphate reductase subunit alpha; translated protein: MTSPIHHETMLPVTPTLTDVSTLIQSITQRYPQLSVERYEERLVRALESKTLTQDVVYDLMTMHALDMLKAEEPDWTFVATEMYLNRLYLEAARNRGYDASMRYGALYPMIETLTKKGIFTSALIDTYSKEDIDYLETLIDPSRDRLFTYIGLRTLSDRYLGRDHVKNLYELPQERFMVIAMTLMQKENAAQRVKLVEEAYWALSNLYMTVATPTLSNAGKSYGQLSSCFIDTVDDSLRGIYDSNTDVATLSKGGGGIGVYLGKIRSRGSDIKGFKGVSSGALPWMKQLNNTAVSVDQLGMRQGSIAVYLDIWHKDIFEFLDAKLNNGDERLRTHDLFTGVCLPDLFMRTVEARGDWHLFDPHEIRTVMGFSLEDFYDETENGGSFTEKYMACVNTPELSRVSVPAIDLVKRYMRSQLETGTPYMFFRDAVNRANPNKHAGMIYSSNLCSEIAQNMSPTTIDEEYTEDGKIVITKTPGDFVVCNLSSIALARAVKSDVLERLIPIQMRMLDNVIDLNTIEVPQAMITNQKYRAVGLGTFGWHHLLALEGIRWESVDAVQYAEKLYEKIAYLTIQASMELAKEKGAFRVFEGSEWHTGEYFKRRNYRSHDDLDWDGLAEAVHQNGVRNAYMMAVAPNSSTAIIAGSTASIDPVYKKVYSEEKKNYKIPVTVPDLNPETNWFYKSAFEVDQLWSIRQNAARQRHIDQAISFNLYVKNDVKATELLTMHLEAWSLGMKSIYYTRSTTVEVDECESCSS
- a CDS encoding ribonucleotide-diphosphate reductase subunit beta, which codes for MTIQKIKLLSPKHPNRATAIVGGETSSIVNWNDIAYPQFYTIYKQLLSNFWIPDEISMSKDMQQWPQLSEREQDAFKRIIGLLSILDSVQTRYILESSMFSSDSSVHAVLAVIAQQEVVHNQSYSYVLSSLVPLSEQNRIFDIAKDDEMVMKRNQFILDLYEDFRAEQTAETFAKSLVASIILEGINFYSGFAYFYNLARHQKMVGTSTMISYIQRDEMQHSYFVSQLLRAVLTENPEIDADGSFSQFVYDTMKEAVDLEIEWCEYVLRDLDGLDVSEMRDYVKYLANKRLRVIGLNDLYEGFNEDVMPWIRAYSDDSLNATKSDFFEQKSRSYAKVTDANGFDDL
- a CDS encoding NifU N-terminal domain-containing protein; its protein translation is MLRIDPTPNPNAMKITLPENVFGTKSQSVKAGEATDQPLLAKLVEIEGVESVFAYGDFVTVSKENGVSWEAILPHVETAYRG
- a CDS encoding MazG nucleotide pyrophosphohydrolase domain-containing protein, with protein sequence MIIHLGGYWRPLSGLARLLEEVGEVGGALHDDDNTALVEELLDVFVISTCLANQYAITLHSPTSDADDAPIHVTYFALAREAGEVARILNAYEGDKKLKATATPGSLQRHIEGVQRAVVKMAERVGLDVYESIGALVEEKSSRDFGRFDHTPDPITEPSVRSFSRHVTGRYWGGIEPKPFETFDRYKEREHHLTRFFKVAPVEGLDGFVIRLRDQNWTLTDETLKLAPGFYITEEIYGNDKYMVIRQLN
- a CDS encoding flavodoxin domain-containing protein, with translation MNIAIVYSSMSGNTEEVAALVEATHLERGDRVVTFETDRIGHREAMSLASYDLVYFGSYTWADGVLPDEMKDTFRLVLKELSVPIRQAAVFGTGDKMFVHFCRAVDEMAYHLSKYGIPLVGELLKIEQSPRNQPYNVRHWTERLARNAEEGVYAYDHSKDQTSVAQTS
- a CDS encoding DUF1871 family protein gives rise to the protein MRAEDLLLAWDPLGYGVGSYGPEFDDIVVALTQLDTEGELDAHIRHVLTDAFGECPPESETRAMARQLLASSQSCQL